A window of the Nibribacter ruber genome harbors these coding sequences:
- a CDS encoding translocation/assembly module TamB domain-containing protein, whose amino-acid sequence MSTHTVKKYTLKTLTVLLWIIGSLLLLVVLLLVALQVPKVQDFATRKAENYLEGKIGTEVRIGKFRSDFRNDILLEDVYLEDQKGDTLWYSQHMAANLDILGILKSKVGLKSLELRNATAHIYRTLPDSATNFDYILKAFATPATAPADTTGAGFTYDIGTLDLENIYLTYRDEVNGQNVKTRVGSLVVDMDELDLEKEIYRIGDIALRNTWVDMVQTKVPPEGEQEPLTMQFGLKTVTLDHVRVKYRNGVSRQYIDTNIGKGIVKAENIDLKNTRIDLASIELHNSVMAYAQNADIPTEYRVINPKEAIEAIEEAVSKTGEPVNWIVTLDDLNITGVDAAFDNVEAPKLAKGVDYNHLRAQDLNLQLQDLYFSSNRTTAQLEQLSLREQSGFVVKQFTAGILFDTTQTELTDLVLETGNSRITDRIKVGYPSLETAAEDLNKLTLSANFQNTHIGFKDIALLQPALVNQPPLAGNLNETVHLSGQINGRMDNLLVSNFKVSGWRNTQLAVSGRIKGLPDPDNLVANLQVNRLHTTAADVKSLLPAGTLPANIQLPPSMDVEGRISGSMTAFDLDATIRTSFGNAIADIDMTPGRVKGQERVKGKVQLLHFDLGKLMRDTTLGPTSLTANINGTGMTPETMVAKIDGRIQSLYYGGYTYKGIDLDVDVNRNRYGIKAVSAQDSNMVFNINGLVNLRGAQPTYAFNANIKGIDFQALKLLSQDVRLRGDIVADLSGSDANSMNGSIIARQATIVSNNQPLKLDSLKLYLTQKPGTTQMRLISDVATANLDGNIGLGDIGPELMNHISRYYDIGNGPYKPSARVKQFTFGVALHKPRVVTAFVPGLQRLRLDTLQGSYNNQTANLQIQANAPRVRYSGVRLDSLTLRVDSNPEQLNYMVRAESVRQDTSFKANNILLAGNVQDNLVNARAANMSAAGEEETAIGVQLKQLANAFEISISPDLVLNKDKWAVSPGNFVRYYTASGAVVANGLQLSNGPQSISLQSQSPTNPNSPLNVTLTNLDLGYLARAAMQPDSLLAGQLNGQATLNDIAGNMSFTADMNLTDLKYYNTPVGDLALQARNSTANRYDLTARLTGNGNNVTMAGYYLTSAGKPMSFDVNLDQLNLASVQPFTNGMLKNMTGGLLGSVAIRGNFEQPSVAGDLQFRNATFNAAILNSTYRIPDERLSVNNQGIQFNDFTLLDSLNNEATINGAILTSNFLEYRFDLRAVTENFLVMNSTAADNALYYGRVFANSDTRITGDLNVPIINTNVKIAPNSNFTYVIPDEPVSVNREGIVKFIDVDSTRNRFIARRKALDTADVADAVMQGVEMAMTLEVTDETPITVVVDQNAGDNLTIQGNAILNVGYDVTENITLTGRYEVTEGAYEMSLYELVQRRFEIEPGSSVVWTGDPFTADADITAIYNVEASPLELIQSQVSGIDASSSGQYRQKLPFDVKLNLDGELMKPAISFNIELDEKSKGAFGGEVDARLDQLSQPTQESERTKQVFSLLVLGRFMAQDPLASSGGGGINSALRGSASQVLTDQLNNLTGQYLGGLGLELGLNSYDDYSTGEAKSRTDLNIAMQKQLINDRLTVRFGTNVNLEGSSQSQASNTASGFAGDVSVEYSITQDGRLRLRAFRENSYEGFLDGQLIRTGLSLIFVREYDSLAELFKNTGKAK is encoded by the coding sequence TTGTCTACCCATACTGTAAAGAAATATACGCTCAAGACCCTGACGGTGCTTCTCTGGATCATTGGGTCTTTGTTGTTGCTGGTGGTCTTGTTGCTGGTGGCCTTGCAAGTGCCCAAGGTGCAGGACTTTGCCACCCGCAAGGCAGAGAATTACCTGGAAGGAAAAATTGGCACCGAAGTGCGCATTGGCAAGTTTAGAAGTGATTTCAGAAACGACATCCTCCTGGAAGACGTGTACCTGGAAGATCAGAAAGGCGACACCCTTTGGTACTCTCAACACATGGCCGCCAACCTGGACATTCTGGGCATCCTAAAATCTAAGGTAGGCTTGAAATCCCTGGAACTCCGCAACGCCACGGCCCATATTTATCGCACCCTGCCAGACAGCGCCACCAACTTTGACTACATCTTAAAAGCCTTCGCCACGCCGGCTACCGCGCCAGCAGACACGACCGGCGCCGGCTTCACGTATGACATTGGCACCCTTGATTTAGAGAACATCTACCTCACCTACCGCGACGAGGTGAACGGCCAGAACGTGAAAACCCGCGTGGGCAGCCTGGTGGTAGACATGGACGAACTGGACCTGGAAAAGGAGATTTACCGCATTGGAGACATTGCCTTGCGCAACACCTGGGTAGACATGGTGCAGACCAAAGTTCCGCCCGAGGGTGAGCAAGAGCCCCTGACCATGCAGTTTGGCCTAAAGACCGTGACCCTGGACCATGTGCGCGTGAAGTACCGCAACGGCGTGTCCCGGCAGTACATAGACACCAACATTGGCAAAGGCATTGTCAAAGCAGAGAACATTGACTTAAAAAACACCCGCATTGACCTGGCCAGCATTGAACTGCACAACAGCGTCATGGCCTACGCCCAGAACGCAGACATTCCTACGGAGTACCGTGTCATCAACCCCAAAGAGGCTATTGAGGCCATTGAAGAAGCGGTCTCCAAAACCGGTGAGCCCGTGAACTGGATTGTCACCCTGGATGACCTCAACATTACCGGCGTAGACGCCGCCTTTGACAACGTGGAGGCCCCCAAGTTAGCCAAAGGCGTGGACTACAACCACCTGCGCGCACAAGATCTGAACCTGCAACTGCAAGACCTCTACTTCAGCAGCAACCGAACCACCGCCCAGTTAGAACAATTGAGTTTGCGGGAGCAAAGTGGATTTGTGGTGAAGCAGTTTACCGCGGGCATTTTGTTTGACACCACCCAGACCGAACTCACAGACCTGGTCCTGGAGACCGGCAACAGCCGCATCACCGACCGCATTAAGGTAGGATATCCTTCCCTTGAAACCGCGGCAGAGGATTTGAATAAACTGACCCTCAGCGCCAACTTCCAGAACACGCACATCGGGTTTAAAGACATTGCCTTGCTACAACCTGCCTTGGTCAACCAACCGCCCTTGGCGGGTAACCTGAATGAGACGGTACACCTGAGTGGGCAGATCAATGGTCGCATGGACAACCTGCTGGTGAGCAACTTTAAGGTAAGCGGCTGGCGCAACACCCAATTGGCGGTGAGCGGCAGAATCAAAGGCTTACCTGATCCAGACAACCTGGTGGCCAACCTGCAGGTGAACCGTCTGCACACCACCGCCGCCGATGTAAAATCACTTCTTCCAGCGGGCACCCTTCCCGCCAATATCCAACTACCGCCGTCCATGGACGTGGAAGGCCGTATTAGCGGGTCTATGACCGCCTTTGACCTGGACGCTACCATAAGAACCTCTTTCGGAAACGCTATAGCAGACATTGACATGACACCGGGCCGGGTGAAAGGCCAGGAACGGGTGAAAGGAAAAGTACAACTCCTGCATTTTGATCTGGGCAAGCTGATGCGCGACACCACTTTGGGCCCCACCAGTTTGACCGCCAACATCAACGGCACCGGCATGACGCCCGAGACCATGGTGGCCAAGATTGACGGTCGTATCCAGAGCCTCTATTACGGGGGCTATACCTACAAAGGCATTGATCTGGACGTTGACGTCAACCGCAACCGCTACGGCATTAAAGCAGTGAGTGCCCAGGACAGCAACATGGTCTTCAACATTAATGGTCTGGTGAATTTGCGCGGCGCACAGCCTACGTATGCCTTCAATGCCAACATCAAGGGAATAGACTTCCAGGCCCTTAAGCTATTATCGCAAGACGTACGCCTGCGCGGCGATATTGTGGCAGATTTGAGCGGTTCAGATGCCAATAGCATGAACGGCAGCATCATTGCCCGGCAGGCCACCATTGTCTCCAACAACCAGCCTCTCAAGTTAGATTCGCTTAAACTGTACCTGACTCAGAAGCCGGGCACTACCCAGATGCGCCTCATCTCAGACGTGGCCACCGCCAACCTGGACGGCAACATTGGCCTGGGTGACATTGGCCCCGAGCTGATGAACCACATCAGCCGCTATTATGACATTGGCAACGGCCCTTACAAACCCAGCGCCAGGGTGAAGCAGTTTACCTTCGGGGTGGCTTTGCACAAACCAAGAGTGGTCACCGCCTTTGTACCGGGTCTTCAGCGCCTGCGCTTAGACACGTTACAAGGTTCTTACAATAACCAGACCGCCAACCTCCAGATTCAGGCCAATGCGCCGCGGGTGCGGTATTCTGGGGTGCGCCTAGATTCCTTGACCTTGCGGGTAGACTCCAACCCAGAGCAACTCAATTACATGGTCCGCGCTGAGTCTGTCCGGCAGGACACGTCCTTTAAGGCCAACAATATCTTACTAGCCGGCAATGTGCAGGACAATCTGGTGAACGCCAGAGCCGCCAACATGAGCGCCGCCGGCGAAGAAGAAACCGCCATTGGCGTTCAACTCAAACAATTGGCCAACGCTTTTGAGATAAGCATCAGTCCAGACCTCGTCCTGAACAAAGACAAATGGGCGGTGAGCCCAGGCAATTTCGTGCGCTACTACACGGCCTCTGGCGCGGTGGTGGCCAATGGTCTGCAACTCTCCAACGGACCGCAGTCCATTAGTCTGCAGAGCCAGTCGCCTACCAATCCTAACTCGCCTTTGAACGTCACCCTCACCAACTTGGACTTAGGATATCTGGCCAGAGCCGCCATGCAACCAGACAGTCTGCTGGCAGGACAACTGAACGGACAGGCTACCTTGAATGACATTGCCGGCAACATGAGCTTTACCGCAGACATGAACCTGACGGACCTTAAATACTACAATACTCCGGTAGGCGACTTGGCTCTGCAGGCCAGAAACTCCACTGCCAACCGCTATGACCTAACCGCCAGGTTAACAGGCAACGGCAACAACGTGACCATGGCCGGCTATTACCTCACCTCGGCGGGCAAGCCCATGTCGTTTGACGTGAACCTGGACCAACTCAACCTGGCCAGTGTGCAGCCGTTCACCAACGGAATGCTCAAAAACATGACGGGCGGCCTGCTGGGCTCGGTGGCCATTAGAGGAAACTTTGAACAGCCCAGCGTGGCCGGAGATTTACAGTTCAGAAATGCCACTTTCAACGCTGCCATTCTCAATTCTACCTATCGCATACCAGATGAGCGCTTGAGTGTGAACAACCAGGGCATCCAATTCAATGACTTCACCCTCCTTGATTCGCTGAACAATGAGGCCACCATCAACGGAGCCATCTTAACGTCTAACTTCCTGGAGTACCGCTTTGACCTGCGTGCCGTCACGGAGAACTTCCTGGTCATGAACAGCACCGCCGCCGACAATGCGCTCTACTACGGCCGCGTGTTTGCCAACAGTGACACCCGCATCACCGGCGATTTGAACGTGCCCATCATCAACACCAACGTGAAGATTGCACCCAACTCCAACTTCACCTATGTCATTCCAGATGAGCCGGTCTCGGTTAACCGCGAAGGCATCGTCAAGTTCATTGACGTGGACAGCACCAGAAACCGGTTCATTGCCCGTCGCAAGGCCCTGGACACGGCAGACGTGGCAGATGCCGTGATGCAGGGCGTGGAAATGGCCATGACTTTGGAAGTGACTGATGAAACGCCTATCACCGTGGTGGTAGACCAGAACGCCGGCGATAACCTCACCATTCAGGGCAATGCCATTCTCAACGTAGGCTATGACGTGACGGAGAACATCACCCTTACTGGCCGTTATGAAGTCACCGAAGGCGCCTATGAGATGAGCCTTTATGAACTGGTGCAGCGCCGGTTTGAAATTGAGCCCGGCAGTTCGGTGGTGTGGACGGGTGACCCGTTCACGGCAGACGCAGATATCACGGCCATATACAACGTGGAGGCTTCCCCGCTAGAACTCATCCAAAGCCAGGTGTCCGGGATAGATGCCTCTAGTTCTGGACAGTACCGGCAAAAATTGCCTTTTGACGTGAAACTGAACCTGGACGGTGAACTCATGAAACCTGCCATCTCTTTCAACATTGAGCTGGATGAGAAAAGCAAGGGTGCCTTTGGCGGCGAGGTAGATGCCCGTCTGGACCAGCTGAGCCAACCCACCCAAGAATCTGAGCGCACCAAACAGGTCTTCTCCTTGCTGGTGCTGGGCCGGTTCATGGCACAGGACCCATTGGCGTCCTCGGGCGGGGGCGGCATCAACAGCGCCTTGCGCGGCTCTGCCAGCCAGGTGCTCACAGACCAACTCAACAACTTAACCGGCCAGTACCTGGGCGGACTAGGCCTGGAACTGGGACTCAACTCCTATGACGACTATTCTACCGGAGAGGCCAAATCGCGCACAGACCTGAACATTGCCATGCAGAAACAGCTCATCAATGACCGCCTAACCGTGCGCTTTGGCACCAACGTGAACCTAGAGGGCAGCAGCCAGAGCCAGGCCAGCAATACGGCCAGCGGCTTCGCCGGAGACGTCTCTGTAGAATACTCCATTACCCAGGACGGGCGCCTGCGCCTGCGGGCCTTTAGGGAAAACTCGTATGAGGGTTTCTTAGACGGACAGCTGATACGCACCGGCCTGTCTCTCATTTTTGTGCGGGAGTATGACAGCCTCGCAGAACTTTTCAAAAACACAGGCAAAGCAAAATAA
- a CDS encoding ion transporter — protein MAVAPVPSSTQKAVNRERSRLLVRVQHALDGPMIFLGLAWLVLLVVEFIRGLTPVLEMASYVIWALFVLDFLLRFTLAPEKLPFLKSNWLTAISLVVPALRVFRITRFLRVFRTVRAVRGIRLVRVLSSLNRGMKSLAATMNRRGFGYLLALSVAVLLAGAAGMFAFEKDLPDGFDSYGEALWWTSMLLISLGSEYWPQSGEGRALCFLLALYGFAVLGYFTALLASFFLDRDAASNHAEIAGAKQIAELQKEVRQLRVVLEAYLPPASGGKKEERADDGGKGL, from the coding sequence ATGGCCGTTGCACCTGTTCCTTCCTCCACTCAAAAAGCCGTTAACCGTGAACGCTCCAGACTGCTGGTGCGGGTACAACATGCCTTGGACGGGCCCATGATTTTTCTGGGTCTAGCCTGGCTGGTGCTGTTAGTGGTAGAGTTCATCCGGGGGCTGACGCCGGTTCTGGAAATGGCCAGTTATGTCATCTGGGCGCTGTTTGTGCTGGATTTTCTGCTTCGGTTTACCCTGGCTCCCGAGAAACTTCCCTTCCTGAAGAGCAACTGGCTCACGGCCATCTCACTGGTAGTGCCGGCGCTGCGGGTGTTCAGGATTACCCGGTTTCTGCGCGTCTTCCGGACGGTGCGGGCCGTGCGGGGCATTCGGTTGGTGCGGGTATTGAGTTCCTTGAACCGAGGCATGAAAAGCCTGGCCGCCACCATGAACCGCCGGGGCTTCGGGTATCTGTTGGCGCTGTCTGTGGCGGTGCTTTTGGCGGGCGCTGCCGGAATGTTTGCGTTTGAGAAAGATCTCCCCGACGGGTTCGACTCTTACGGAGAGGCCCTCTGGTGGACGTCCATGCTGCTTATTTCCCTGGGCAGTGAGTATTGGCCGCAGTCAGGGGAGGGGCGTGCGCTGTGTTTTCTGCTGGCCTTGTATGGATTTGCGGTGCTGGGGTATTTTACTGCGCTCCTGGCCAGCTTCTTTCTGGACCGGGACGCCGCCAGCAACCACGCTGAAATAGCCGGTGCCAAACAGATAGCCGAGTTGCAAAAAGAGGTGCGGCAGTTGCGGGTGGTGCTGGAAGCGTATTTGCCACCCGCTTCTGGTGGTAAGAAGGAAGAGAGGGCTGACGATGGAGGGAAGGGCTTATAA
- a CDS encoding GNAT family N-acetyltransferase codes for MQITQPSTFHEFEQYYRLRYEMLRMPWYQPMGSERVEDDATATHLMAINEETGEVMGVARVHMESATEAQLRFLAVGPKYQNKQIGRALLHAIEEKARQLGAQDLIVQAREYAVNFYKRNGFTLEQETYLLFGEIQHYQMRKHL; via the coding sequence ATGCAAATTACCCAACCCTCTACCTTTCATGAGTTTGAGCAGTACTACCGCCTGCGTTATGAGATGCTGCGCATGCCCTGGTACCAGCCAATGGGCAGCGAGCGCGTAGAAGACGATGCCACCGCCACCCACCTCATGGCCATCAATGAAGAGACCGGCGAGGTAATGGGCGTGGCCCGCGTGCACATGGAGTCTGCCACCGAAGCCCAGTTGCGTTTCCTGGCCGTGGGCCCCAAGTACCAGAACAAACAGATTGGCCGCGCCCTGTTGCATGCCATTGAAGAGAAAGCCCGCCAGCTAGGCGCCCAAGACTTGATCGTGCAAGCCCGCGAATACGCCGTCAACTTCTACAAACGCAACGGGTTCACCTTAGAACAAGAGACGTACCTACTGTTTGGCGAAATCCAACACTACCAGATGCGCAAGCACCTATAA
- a CDS encoding YajQ family cyclic di-GMP-binding protein — MPSFDIVSKVDPQTLENAINTVKKEIQNRYDFKDTKGSVELDKKNNLVQISTENDMRLRQIEDIILTKIVKQNIDATALDFSKDHYPSGPMVKKEVKVRAGIDKEDGKKIVKMIKDSKIKVTPAIMDDQVRVTGKNIDDLQAVIALLRRAELGIPLQFINMKS; from the coding sequence ATGCCATCTTTTGATATTGTAAGCAAAGTAGACCCGCAGACGCTGGAGAACGCCATCAACACGGTCAAAAAAGAAATTCAGAACCGCTATGACTTTAAAGACACCAAGGGCAGCGTGGAACTGGACAAGAAAAACAACCTGGTGCAAATCTCCACGGAGAATGACATGCGCCTGCGCCAGATAGAGGACATCATCCTCACCAAGATTGTCAAGCAGAACATAGACGCCACGGCCCTGGACTTCAGCAAGGACCATTATCCCAGCGGACCCATGGTCAAGAAAGAAGTAAAGGTGCGCGCCGGCATTGACAAAGAAGACGGCAAGAAGATCGTGAAAATGATCAAAGACAGCAAAATCAAAGTGACGCCCGCCATCATGGATGACCAGGTACGCGTAACCGGCAAGAACATTGATGATCTGCAGGCGGTTATTGCGTTGCTGCGCCGTGCTGAGTTGGGCATTCCCTTGCAGTTCATCAACATGAAGTCTTAA
- a CDS encoding TerC family protein encodes MFDVFSNPDVWLSLLTLTFMEVVLGIDNIVFISIVVGRLPKDQQAKGRTIGLLLALVFRIILLMFIGTIVSAKEPLFTWNLFWMDEPFNVSWRDIILFGGGLFLLAKSTTEIHNKLEGEEEGHGSIKGGTATMGKTLIQIIMVDIVFSFDSILTAVGLVDEIIVMVIAVIISMGIMLAFAKYVSDFVNAHPTVKMLALSFLILIGVMLVAEAFHVHIPKGYIYFAMFFSLVVEMLNMKLRKAAPPVQLRQSEILDNDGNPETLM; translated from the coding sequence ATGTTTGACGTTTTCTCTAATCCTGATGTCTGGCTAAGCCTGCTCACGCTAACCTTCATGGAGGTGGTTCTGGGTATAGACAATATTGTGTTCATCTCCATTGTGGTGGGCCGCCTGCCCAAAGACCAGCAAGCCAAAGGACGCACCATTGGTCTGTTGTTGGCCCTGGTGTTCAGGATTATTCTCTTGATGTTCATAGGTACCATTGTGAGCGCCAAAGAGCCGCTATTTACCTGGAACCTGTTCTGGATGGATGAGCCGTTCAACGTGTCTTGGCGAGACATCATTCTGTTTGGCGGCGGTTTGTTCCTGCTGGCCAAGAGTACCACAGAGATTCACAACAAACTGGAAGGCGAGGAAGAAGGCCACGGTTCCATTAAAGGCGGCACCGCCACCATGGGCAAAACCCTCATCCAGATCATCATGGTAGACATTGTCTTCTCCTTTGACTCCATCTTGACGGCGGTAGGCCTGGTAGACGAAATCATTGTGATGGTGATAGCCGTGATCATCTCCATGGGTATTATGCTGGCCTTCGCCAAGTACGTGAGCGACTTTGTGAACGCCCACCCAACCGTGAAAATGCTGGCCCTGTCCTTCCTGATCTTGATTGGGGTGATGCTGGTAGCCGAAGCGTTCCACGTGCATATACCTAAAGGCTACATCTACTTTGCCATGTTCTTCTCTCTAGTAGTAGAAATGCTGAACATGAAACTCAGAAAAGCCGCGCCGCCAGTGCAGTTGCGTCAGAGTGAGATTCTGGACAACGATGGCAACCCAGAGACCTTGATGTAA
- a CDS encoding tetratricopeptide repeat protein produces MNRTILILGLLLAAVWYSPAQAQDANKATATVTPNPLEVRGDSVRLKAKIIIPAHRKLKDGGTLTIIPRLGDYKYDKFTATYGPLTNVRKNGINADVSITLPFITDMIGKDIDFTYVYDAGGDRIAGEVDDVAQCCSTVGLWFINNAQYQFATVDTVRTRDTQPLKLLAQFNFPVDISKLSKDAYQRDVKAIGDFLKKNPESTITIRGFASPEGTMKRNVQLSQERSKQAADWLQAKLKEMGYSGSLGKATFKTETTAEDWRGFKETLMASDYPDATKQKVIDAINAGKPAAETEKNVMALLGGKSKRVEELLQPLRRSIVVVETNKAMRPALNDKQLDSVAVAYISGNMEKYQLREILDKEEWLEAAQRTKAPSGKMSLLLAYYDVYREDYRAINDLAILKLVREPDAPASDGIAIVGGDDAIVGVGGDFDSKFKNDIKKEPQDVNAYKYKYKIKYDNPQETVVDFKYKGAFTESINLLELAYQLNRNDWAVLSNLGAAYMVVENYPKAIQYLTQSLAQKNSPQAHYNLGLAYAQTGQFAESIRHFDQAGNLQGVYYNRGLAKLLGGDSAGAKADLLRHTQLLPDHAMGYYALAIAGARSGDINTISENLPKAIQRKKVLSDIAQEDLEFRNFHSVDAFKKAADDDKSK; encoded by the coding sequence ATGAATAGAACAATTTTAATCCTGGGTCTGCTGCTCGCTGCCGTGTGGTATAGCCCGGCACAGGCGCAAGACGCCAACAAGGCAACGGCCACTGTCACGCCTAATCCATTGGAGGTGCGCGGCGACAGTGTTCGTCTGAAAGCAAAAATTATTATCCCGGCCCACCGCAAACTCAAAGACGGCGGCACTCTCACCATCATCCCCAGGTTAGGCGACTATAAGTATGACAAGTTCACCGCTACGTACGGCCCCTTGACCAACGTACGGAAAAACGGTATAAACGCCGACGTGAGCATCACCCTGCCCTTTATCACCGACATGATTGGTAAGGACATTGACTTTACCTATGTGTATGATGCCGGCGGCGACCGCATTGCCGGCGAAGTAGACGATGTGGCCCAGTGCTGCTCTACCGTGGGCCTGTGGTTCATCAACAACGCGCAATACCAGTTTGCCACCGTAGACACCGTGCGCACCAGAGACACCCAGCCCCTTAAGCTGCTGGCCCAGTTCAACTTTCCGGTAGACATTTCCAAGCTGAGCAAAGACGCCTACCAGCGCGACGTGAAAGCCATTGGCGATTTCCTGAAGAAAAACCCCGAGAGCACCATTACCATCAGGGGCTTTGCGTCGCCGGAGGGAACCATGAAACGCAACGTGCAACTCTCGCAGGAACGCTCTAAACAAGCCGCCGACTGGTTGCAAGCCAAACTGAAGGAGATGGGCTACAGCGGATCATTGGGCAAGGCCACCTTTAAAACCGAAACTACCGCTGAGGACTGGAGAGGCTTTAAAGAAACGCTCATGGCGTCAGACTACCCAGATGCCACCAAGCAGAAGGTGATTGACGCCATCAACGCGGGCAAACCGGCCGCCGAAACCGAGAAGAACGTCATGGCGCTGTTGGGCGGCAAGTCAAAACGGGTAGAAGAGCTGTTGCAGCCCCTTCGCCGGTCCATTGTAGTAGTGGAAACCAACAAGGCCATGCGCCCCGCTCTCAATGACAAACAATTGGACTCAGTGGCCGTGGCTTATATCTCCGGTAACATGGAGAAATACCAGCTCCGCGAAATCCTGGACAAGGAGGAATGGCTGGAGGCCGCGCAGCGCACCAAGGCCCCATCGGGTAAGATGTCTCTGTTGCTGGCCTACTATGACGTGTACCGCGAGGATTACCGCGCCATCAATGACCTGGCCATCTTGAAACTGGTGCGGGAGCCAGACGCCCCGGCCAGCGACGGCATTGCCATTGTGGGCGGTGATGACGCCATTGTGGGCGTAGGCGGCGATTTTGATAGCAAGTTCAAGAATGACATCAAGAAAGAGCCGCAGGACGTGAACGCCTACAAATACAAGTACAAGATCAAGTATGACAACCCGCAGGAAACCGTGGTGGACTTCAAGTACAAAGGCGCCTTTACAGAAAGTATTAACCTGCTAGAGCTGGCGTACCAGTTAAACCGAAATGACTGGGCCGTGCTCAGTAATTTGGGCGCTGCGTACATGGTGGTGGAGAATTATCCGAAGGCCATCCAGTACCTGACCCAGTCTCTGGCGCAAAAGAACAGCCCGCAGGCCCACTACAACCTGGGGCTAGCCTATGCACAGACCGGGCAGTTTGCAGAATCCATCCGGCACTTTGACCAGGCCGGCAACCTGCAAGGCGTCTACTACAACAGAGGTCTGGCCAAACTACTAGGCGGCGACAGCGCCGGTGCCAAAGCAGACCTGCTGCGCCATACCCAGTTACTGCCAGACCATGCCATGGGATATTATGCCCTAGCGATAGCTGGAGCGCGTTCCGGGGATATTAATACAATTTCTGAAAACCTTCCTAAGGCTATTCAACGTAAGAAAGTCCTCAGTGACATTGCACAAGAAGACCTGGAATTCAGAAACTTCCACAGCGTAGACGCCTTTAAGAAGGCCGCTGACGACGATAAGAGTAAATAA
- a CDS encoding tetratricopeptide repeat protein: protein MQKVRVLYMLLCALTLSFNAQATKNEGEVGTAIATSKETVRQLTLEIKQNPASALAYANRGVVRLELGDTFGAIKDFTASLKLDPQSVAVLQSRSQAFLQIGAYKEAMQDITSAMASGASPALLYDRAVLKYHTDDYFGALQDLTDVLVATPDHGKALYNRAVILLELNKTQEALTDLESYLKLHPEDQNGLYALSQAQKEAARKGETR from the coding sequence ATGCAAAAGGTGAGAGTATTGTATATGTTGTTGTGTGCCTTAACGCTGTCTTTCAACGCGCAGGCCACCAAGAACGAAGGGGAAGTAGGCACGGCCATCGCCACTTCAAAGGAAACGGTAAGACAGTTGACACTTGAAATCAAGCAGAATCCGGCCAGCGCCCTAGCCTATGCCAACCGAGGCGTGGTGAGACTGGAACTAGGCGATACCTTTGGGGCCATCAAAGACTTCACGGCTTCTCTTAAACTAGACCCGCAAAGCGTAGCTGTGTTGCAAAGCCGCAGTCAGGCATTTTTGCAGATAGGAGCCTATAAGGAGGCGATGCAGGATATCACTTCGGCCATGGCCAGCGGGGCCAGCCCAGCGTTGCTGTATGACCGCGCCGTTCTCAAATACCACACAGATGATTACTTTGGCGCTCTGCAGGACCTGACAGATGTCTTGGTGGCAACGCCAGACCATGGCAAAGCCTTGTACAACCGCGCCGTCATCTTGCTGGAACTAAACAAAACCCAGGAAGCCCTTACGGACCTGGAGTCTTATCTGAAGCTTCACCCAGAAGACCAGAACGGCCTTTACGCCCTGTCGCAAGCGCAGAAGGAAGCAGCCAGAAAAGGAGAGACTCGCTAA
- a CDS encoding RNA methyltransferase has translation MEELQRDSVEDFKNKQKNPLVLVLDNVRSLHNVGSTFRTADAFAVEKIYLCGITGTPPNKEIHKTALGATDSVEWVHVENTLEAVNTLKAEGYAIWAVEQAQDSTMLTNFAPEKDGKYAFVFGNEVFGVVEEVIAAADGVLEIPQFGTKHSLNISVTVGVVVWDVLSKRLAKQL, from the coding sequence ATGGAAGAACTCCAGCGTGATTCTGTGGAGGACTTCAAAAATAAGCAAAAAAATCCGTTGGTGTTGGTACTGGACAATGTGCGCAGTCTGCATAATGTGGGCTCCACCTTTAGAACCGCCGACGCCTTTGCCGTAGAAAAAATCTACCTCTGCGGAATTACCGGCACCCCTCCCAATAAAGAAATCCACAAAACCGCTTTGGGCGCAACAGATTCAGTAGAATGGGTGCACGTGGAGAACACGCTAGAAGCCGTAAACACGCTTAAAGCCGAGGGCTATGCCATCTGGGCGGTGGAACAGGCGCAGGACAGCACCATGCTCACCAACTTTGCCCCAGAGAAGGATGGAAAATATGCCTTTGTGTTTGGGAATGAGGTGTTTGGCGTGGTAGAAGAGGTGATTGCCGCGGCAGACGGCGTATTGGAGATTCCGCAGTTTGGCACCAAGCACTCGTTGAATATTTCTGTGACCGTGGGCGTGGTGGTGTGGGACGTGTTGAGCAAGCGCCTAGCTAAACAGCTATAA